In one Sphingobacterium daejeonense genomic region, the following are encoded:
- a CDS encoding bifunctional nuclease family protein: protein MKKIKLDIVGLSYSQTQSGAYALVLGEVGGNRRLPVIIGGFEAQSIAVEIEKMTPSRPLTHDLFKSFAETFKIKLEEVLIYNLVDGIFFAKLICTDGTQTSEIDARTSDAVALAVRFECPIYTYDFIMNTAGIVIEGNDFAFLENIENVGSYKQSESSPEEKEQEPVEKEPEKNKPSPYASLTLEQLEKTLEKAIENEQYETAAKIRDEIEKRKS from the coding sequence ATGAAGAAAATCAAGTTAGATATAGTAGGCTTGTCATATAGCCAGACGCAGTCTGGAGCATATGCACTAGTTCTCGGAGAGGTAGGAGGTAACCGAAGACTTCCAGTAATCATTGGCGGATTTGAAGCTCAATCTATAGCTGTTGAGATTGAGAAGATGACTCCCAGCCGGCCCCTAACGCATGATTTATTCAAATCTTTTGCTGAGACCTTCAAGATAAAATTAGAGGAAGTCCTGATCTATAATCTAGTAGACGGCATTTTCTTTGCCAAATTGATCTGTACAGATGGCACTCAAACCTCCGAGATCGATGCGCGCACATCTGATGCTGTTGCATTGGCGGTTAGATTTGAATGTCCTATCTATACCTATGACTTCATCATGAATACCGCAGGTATCGTGATCGAGGGCAATGATTTTGCCTTTCTTGAAAATATTGAAAACGTAGGCAGCTATAAGCAATCGGAGTCTTCGCCTGAAGAGAAAGAACAGGAACCTGTTGAAAAGGAGCCTGAAAAGAACAAACCATCTCCGTATGCTTCGTTAACACTTGAACAACTTGAAAAAACCCTGGAAAAGGCTATTGAGAACGAACAGTACGAGACAGCTGCCAAAATCAGGGATGAAATAGAAAAGCGAAAATCTTAA
- a CDS encoding tetratricopeptide repeat protein, protein MESRLEQLQNFLKESPHDPFLKYALTMEHVKLENKDDARNGFEELVEIHPDYIGTYYHFGKFLESEGEKDQAIEIYEKGILIAQQKRNFHALGELKNALMMANGLFDEDE, encoded by the coding sequence ATGGAAAGTAGATTGGAACAATTACAAAACTTTTTAAAGGAAAGCCCACATGATCCTTTTTTAAAATATGCGCTCACCATGGAGCATGTCAAACTGGAGAATAAGGATGATGCTCGAAATGGATTCGAAGAATTGGTTGAAATTCATCCAGATTATATAGGTACGTACTATCATTTTGGAAAATTCTTGGAGTCAGAAGGTGAGAAAGACCAAGCAATAGAAATCTATGAAAAAGGAATTTTAATTGCGCAACAAAAAAGAAATTTCCATGCATTGGGAGAACTCAAAAATGCATTAATGATGGCAAATGGACTCTTCGATGAAGATGAATAA
- a CDS encoding ABC transporter ATP-binding protein, with translation MSDFVLKTSNLSYQYPKGSRLSFQDLLLSDQQHTLVLGDSGSGKSTLLNLIAGFSSPTSGEVIINGQNLYSLSGSELDKFRAQHLGFIFQEAHLLRNLTVSENIKLAQSLAGLSVDADAVKSLLEKLQLGGFENRKPNELSRGQVQRVAIARALINKPSLLVADEPTAALDDKNTFLVVELLKELAKDQGSTLLISTHDKRLKDEFTNNYILAAQ, from the coding sequence ATGAGCGATTTTGTACTAAAGACCTCCAATTTATCATATCAATATCCGAAGGGATCGAGATTATCTTTTCAGGATTTATTACTTTCCGATCAGCAGCACACTTTAGTTTTAGGTGATTCAGGTTCTGGGAAATCCACACTTTTAAATTTAATAGCTGGTTTTTCTTCTCCTACGAGTGGCGAAGTAATTATCAATGGTCAAAACTTGTATTCACTTTCAGGGAGTGAGCTTGATAAATTCAGGGCTCAGCATTTGGGTTTTATATTTCAAGAGGCGCATTTATTGAGGAATCTCACGGTTTCGGAGAATATAAAACTTGCGCAAAGCCTTGCAGGTCTCTCTGTTGATGCTGATGCTGTCAAATCATTATTGGAAAAATTGCAGTTGGGTGGTTTTGAAAACCGGAAACCAAATGAATTAAGCCGAGGCCAAGTTCAAAGGGTCGCGATTGCAAGAGCATTAATTAATAAGCCTTCCTTATTGGTTGCCGATGAACCTACGGCAGCACTGGATGACAAGAACACCTTTCTGGTAGTGGAATTATTAAAAGAGCTGGCGAAAGATCAAGGCAGTACCTTATTGATATCTACTCATGACAAAAGGTTAAAGGACGAATTCACAAACAATTATATTTTAGCTGCTCAATAA
- a CDS encoding TonB-dependent receptor domain-containing protein: protein MLNLRYVWGQNSISFNSLYIHDQKQDFTEFFGKGDNEEEGDKEFSRRQQVNDNHLFVNQILTNLKINERLGANLSAGFNYIIGNEPDRRINNFLFRNNVMTFSTNSPGENERFFSDMKEKGFVAKGILTYKLDDSQELERKIDFGYNGNFVTRNFYNTVFNHRLIGTMPSSIDIENVDQYFNQANLGSLFELETQNGRTDRALDEFYYTGKKNIHSGLAAATYQFNQDFTAVLGLRFDNIYQDVVYYFNLSSTATDGPSTIKKNYFLPSLNLKYVLNDKMILRASGSKSYVLPQFIELARMQYAGINQTIEGNPKLVPAQVYNADLKWELYPTSSELISAGVFYKTIENPISRVYSTGAGNLMTFINTGSNATVLGAEVEIKKELLRHSNAYGDNVLAAGANVSYLFSKQKLEDPTPQFTNTEDQLEGASPWIVNADISYKANFSNFELMPTLVFNYFSDRIYTLGSRGFQNLMEKGVPTLDFNMSSTIKRKFGINLKVENILNPDREYYREFQDQANPLLIESYKRGVDFSLGLSYKFNNKLIYN, encoded by the coding sequence ATGCTGAACCTAAGATATGTTTGGGGACAGAATTCGATAAGTTTCAACTCTCTGTACATCCATGACCAAAAACAAGATTTTACCGAATTTTTTGGTAAAGGTGATAATGAAGAAGAAGGAGATAAAGAATTCTCACGACGCCAACAGGTAAATGACAACCATTTATTCGTTAACCAAATCCTAACGAATCTTAAAATCAATGAAAGATTAGGAGCTAATTTATCAGCAGGATTTAATTATATCATTGGAAATGAACCTGACAGAAGAATTAACAACTTCCTATTCAGAAATAATGTAATGACATTCTCTACAAATTCACCAGGTGAAAACGAAAGATTTTTCTCCGACATGAAAGAAAAGGGATTTGTCGCAAAAGGAATATTAACCTATAAACTAGATGATTCCCAAGAACTAGAGCGTAAAATAGACTTTGGTTATAACGGGAATTTCGTCACCAGAAACTTCTACAATACAGTATTTAATCACCGTTTGATAGGAACAATGCCATCATCGATTGATATTGAAAATGTAGACCAATATTTTAACCAAGCAAACTTAGGTAGCTTGTTTGAATTGGAAACTCAAAATGGTAGAACTGATAGAGCATTGGATGAATTCTATTACACGGGTAAAAAGAATATCCATTCTGGACTTGCTGCAGCCACTTATCAATTTAATCAAGATTTTACAGCGGTATTGGGATTGAGGTTTGATAATATCTATCAAGATGTAGTCTATTATTTCAATTTGTCAAGTACAGCAACCGACGGACCTTCTACGATTAAGAAAAACTACTTCCTTCCTAGCTTGAACTTGAAATATGTACTGAATGACAAAATGATTTTAAGAGCATCGGGAAGTAAGTCCTATGTATTGCCTCAGTTCATTGAGTTAGCACGTATGCAATATGCAGGTATTAACCAAACTATTGAAGGTAACCCAAAACTAGTACCTGCTCAAGTTTATAATGCAGACTTAAAATGGGAATTGTACCCAACTTCTAGCGAACTGATTTCTGCTGGGGTGTTCTACAAAACTATTGAAAATCCGATTTCAAGAGTGTATTCAACTGGTGCTGGTAATTTGATGACGTTTATTAATACAGGAAGCAACGCAACTGTATTAGGGGCTGAAGTAGAAATCAAAAAAGAATTATTAAGACATTCTAATGCCTATGGTGATAATGTCCTAGCAGCAGGAGCAAATGTTTCGTACCTTTTCTCAAAACAAAAACTGGAAGATCCAACTCCGCAATTTACAAACACTGAAGATCAATTAGAAGGAGCATCCCCATGGATCGTAAATGCAGATATATCTTACAAAGCGAACTTCTCCAATTTTGAGCTAATGCCAACTCTTGTATTTAACTACTTCTCGGATAGAATCTATACCCTAGGTAGTAGAGGATTTCAAAACCTGATGGAAAAAGGGGTCCCAACTTTGGATTTTAACATGTCAAGTACTATCAAAAGGAAATTTGGAATTAACCTGAAGGTTGAAAACATATTAAATCCAGATAGAGAATACTATAGAGAATTCCAGGATCAAGCAAATCCTTTGTTGATTGAAAGCTATAAAAGAGGTGTCGATTTTAGCTTAGGATTATCTTATAAATTTAACAATAAATTAATATATAACTAA
- a CDS encoding nucleoside permease, which yields MPIKLRLTIMNFLQFFVWGAWLITIANYWFGTKNWGGTEFGAIFSTMGIASLFMPTLMGIIADRWVNAEKLYAGLHLLYAGCLIYLAQVQDPGSFFTVMLLSMCCYMPTLALSNSIAYTALNQGNYDLIKSFPPIRVWGTVGFIAAMWITNLSGSKATEGQFYIAAGGSILLGLYSIVFLPKCPPQRHINEKASFGQMLGLEAFKLFGNFKMAMFFIFSMFLGAALQLTNAYGDVFLDEFKFYPQYVDSFVVKYSTIIMSISQISETLFILAIPFFLKKFGIKQVMLIAMVAWVLRFGLFAYGNPSSGLWMIILSCIVYGMAFDFFNISGSLFVETNTNNKIRSSAQGLFMMMTNGFGAVLGSWVSGWVIDKFYTLSFNNSSSLAQFLNTTPDNGNLQSFIASRGVTSSEGVFDQVIHLKDWHHIWIAFAVYTLIIAILFAVLFRHKHEQN from the coding sequence ATGCCTATTAAACTGAGGTTAACGATCATGAACTTCCTACAATTCTTCGTTTGGGGAGCATGGTTGATTACAATTGCGAACTATTGGTTTGGGACAAAGAACTGGGGTGGCACCGAGTTTGGCGCCATTTTCTCGACCATGGGTATTGCATCATTATTTATGCCTACCCTGATGGGTATTATCGCAGACCGCTGGGTCAATGCAGAAAAACTATACGCCGGTCTTCATCTTTTATATGCGGGCTGCTTAATTTACCTAGCACAGGTTCAGGATCCAGGATCTTTCTTTACAGTTATGCTATTGAGCATGTGCTGTTATATGCCGACCTTGGCCTTGTCGAATTCTATTGCCTACACAGCTCTTAACCAAGGAAACTACGATCTGATCAAGAGCTTCCCTCCTATTCGAGTTTGGGGAACTGTTGGTTTTATCGCTGCTATGTGGATTACAAACCTGAGCGGAAGCAAAGCCACAGAAGGACAGTTTTATATTGCCGCAGGAGGATCAATCCTTTTGGGCTTATATTCGATTGTTTTCCTTCCAAAGTGTCCTCCACAAAGACACATCAACGAAAAGGCAAGTTTTGGGCAGATGCTGGGACTAGAGGCGTTCAAGCTTTTTGGGAACTTTAAAATGGCGATGTTCTTTATATTCTCCATGTTCTTGGGAGCAGCACTGCAACTTACAAATGCTTATGGTGATGTGTTTTTGGATGAATTTAAGTTCTACCCTCAATATGTAGACTCCTTTGTCGTGAAATATTCAACCATTATTATGTCTATTTCGCAGATATCGGAGACTTTATTTATCCTTGCTATTCCATTCTTTTTGAAAAAATTCGGGATAAAGCAGGTTATGTTGATTGCTATGGTCGCATGGGTTCTGAGATTTGGTCTATTTGCCTATGGCAACCCCTCTTCAGGCCTTTGGATGATTATCCTTTCCTGTATCGTTTATGGAATGGCCTTTGACTTTTTCAATATCTCAGGTTCTCTATTCGTTGAGACCAATACCAACAATAAAATCCGTTCCTCAGCGCAGGGATTGTTTATGATGATGACCAATGGTTTTGGAGCTGTATTGGGTTCCTGGGTGTCAGGCTGGGTTATTGACAAGTTCTATACGCTCTCATTCAATAACAGCAGCTCTCTAGCGCAATTTCTGAACACAACCCCTGACAATGGTAACCTGCAGTCGTTTATTGCCTCACGAGGCGTGACAAGCAGTGAAGGGGTCTTTGACCAAGTCATCCACCTCAAAGACTGGCACCATATCTGGATCGCATTTGCAGTTTATACATTGATAATCGCAATATTGTTTGCAGTGTTGTTTAGACATAAGCATGAACAGAATTAA
- a CDS encoding TonB-dependent receptor plug domain-containing protein, whose product MGTTTNDKGEFYIPLPSDKSAEYLIRASLMGYDAQELNFTLQANDTEFVSFALKNADAVIEEVVITRRREKFSELALLEERKKSNLMIESIGAQELSRKGVSDARAALVKMAGVSRQEGAKNVFVRGLGDRYNSSTLNGLPLPSEDPLFKNISLDFFSSDIIQSINVNKTFNAQIHGDVAGANIDIHTKEATGNSFEINVGGGVNSQTIGKDNFKRIDGTNYFGTLAGAKPGITSLENYNFKNNWNPNVQNNLFNTNFRLLGNKRFMVGNNPLSLFFVAGMDSKYRYADGKIQNATNIGEIYLDQDFVKK is encoded by the coding sequence TTGGGTACGACTACAAATGACAAAGGTGAATTCTATATTCCTTTGCCAAGCGACAAATCAGCAGAATACCTTATTCGCGCATCGCTGATGGGGTACGATGCCCAAGAACTCAACTTTACCCTCCAAGCAAACGATACCGAATTCGTGTCTTTCGCACTTAAAAACGCTGACGCAGTAATCGAGGAAGTCGTAATTACTAGAAGACGCGAAAAATTCTCCGAACTCGCGCTATTGGAAGAAAGGAAAAAATCAAACCTCATGATTGAATCCATAGGTGCTCAAGAACTTTCCAGAAAAGGAGTTAGTGATGCAAGGGCAGCACTAGTTAAAATGGCTGGTGTTTCCAGACAAGAGGGAGCGAAAAATGTATTTGTACGTGGTTTGGGTGACCGTTATAACTCATCTACACTAAATGGATTACCATTGCCTTCTGAAGATCCGCTATTCAAAAACATATCATTGGATTTCTTTAGCTCGGATATTATCCAAAGCATTAACGTTAATAAAACATTCAATGCTCAAATCCATGGTGACGTGGCTGGAGCAAATATAGATATCCATACAAAAGAAGCAACTGGTAATAGTTTTGAAATAAATGTAGGTGGTGGAGTTAATAGTCAAACTATTGGAAAAGACAATTTCAAAAGAATTGATGGAACCAATTACTTTGGAACATTGGCAGGTGCTAAACCTGGAATTACAAGCTTAGAGAACTATAACTTTAAAAACAACTGGAACCCAAATGTTCAAAATAATTTGTTCAACACAAATTTTCGATTATTAGGAAATAAAAGATTTATGGTTGGAAACAACCCTTTAAGTCTATTCTTTGTTGCCGGAATGGATTCTAAATATAGATATGCAGATGGAAAAATCCAGAATGCAACCAATATTGGTGAAATATATCTGGATCAAGATTTTGTGAAAAAATGA
- a CDS encoding 16S rRNA (uracil(1498)-N(3))-methyltransferase, with the protein MIKWHLFYTADLNPGQSSFQLSEEESKHAVRVLRLNVGDKVHLIDGIGGFYQAEIADAHPKRTQLKIISHIPEYQKSRSYLHIAVAPTKNIDRIEWFLEKATEIGIQEITPIISEHSERKEVKTERLNKVIISAMKQSLKAYLPVLNEAVTLDAFLKSIEAETDLNKAIAHCEEDQDKKYLNQIFETNKRYLILIGPEGDFSPSEIEKAISAGFIPVSLGEARLRTETAALYACTEIALLNR; encoded by the coding sequence TTGATAAAGTGGCATTTATTTTACACAGCTGATTTAAATCCCGGACAATCTTCCTTTCAGCTTTCTGAAGAAGAAAGTAAACATGCAGTTCGTGTTCTGAGATTGAACGTCGGTGACAAGGTCCATTTGATTGATGGAATTGGCGGTTTCTACCAAGCTGAAATCGCTGATGCTCATCCTAAAAGAACTCAGCTGAAAATCATTTCACATATTCCAGAATACCAAAAATCAAGATCTTACTTGCATATTGCTGTTGCACCAACAAAAAATATCGACCGTATAGAATGGTTTCTTGAAAAAGCCACAGAAATTGGAATCCAAGAAATCACCCCAATTATCAGCGAACATTCAGAGCGTAAGGAGGTCAAAACCGAACGATTGAACAAAGTCATCATCTCAGCAATGAAACAGTCTCTAAAAGCTTATTTGCCGGTGTTGAATGAAGCTGTGACGTTGGATGCCTTCTTGAAAAGTATAGAAGCCGAGACTGACCTCAATAAAGCAATAGCTCACTGTGAAGAAGATCAAGACAAGAAATATCTAAATCAAATATTTGAAACCAATAAAAGATACTTGATTTTAATAGGACCGGAAGGGGATTTCTCACCTTCGGAAATAGAAAAAGCCATTTCTGCAGGATTTATACCAGTTTCCTTGGGGGAAGCTAGACTGCGTACAGAAACGGCTGCTCTTTATGCGTGTACCGAAATTGCGCTCTTGAACCGTTAA
- a CDS encoding ABC transporter permease produces the protein MNTLQLVWKNISQQWGSTLLSIILTAFGVAILVSIYITSDTFEKQLDSNSKQVDLVVGAKGSPLQLILSSLYHVDNPTGNIKLAEAEKLMDNPFIEKAVPISLGDNFKGHRILGTDTSFISLYDLQLADGRLWDKSYEVVIGSETARKNKLKIGDQVHGAHGLAENAHVHEDHPFTIVGILKPSGSIVDNLLLSNLESVWDIHGIGHEDHDHEHEGDHDHAEHNHDEHDHDHEAAASTAHNHDDHDHDHDHDHDHDHAHENQSAVPQKTTEDSLVTERPRGDVFVKSIADDIVQDKGLEITALLVKFSSPAAIGVVPKLVNQSTSMQAASPALETARLFSLMGVGIDSLEILAYVIMIIAGLSVFISLYNALKDRKYDLAIMRTLGASKIKLFTMLIVEGLVITFIGGILGLVIGHIGLYLISTQTSESADFIQAFHIYSKEWLILLTACLIGVIASLIPAVKAYNTTISTILGNK, from the coding sequence ATGAATACACTACAGTTAGTTTGGAAAAACATTTCGCAACAGTGGGGATCTACCTTATTAAGTATTATCCTGACGGCATTTGGCGTTGCTATTTTAGTGAGTATCTATATCACGAGCGATACTTTTGAAAAACAATTGGACAGCAACAGTAAACAGGTTGATTTGGTTGTAGGCGCAAAAGGTAGTCCGTTACAATTGATTTTGAGTTCACTTTATCATGTTGACAATCCTACAGGAAATATAAAATTGGCTGAGGCAGAGAAATTGATGGATAACCCATTTATTGAAAAAGCGGTTCCAATTTCTTTGGGGGATAATTTCAAGGGTCATCGGATCCTAGGTACAGACACTAGTTTTATTAGTTTGTATGATTTGCAATTGGCAGACGGCCGTTTATGGGACAAGAGCTATGAAGTTGTAATAGGGAGTGAAACCGCCAGGAAGAATAAACTAAAAATTGGTGATCAAGTTCATGGCGCACATGGTTTGGCAGAGAATGCTCATGTTCATGAAGATCATCCATTTACCATTGTAGGTATTTTAAAACCTTCTGGTTCTATTGTAGATAACCTGTTGTTATCGAATTTGGAGAGCGTTTGGGATATTCATGGAATCGGCCATGAGGATCATGATCATGAACATGAAGGTGATCATGACCACGCAGAGCATAATCACGATGAACATGACCATGACCATGAAGCAGCAGCCTCTACCGCACACAATCATGACGATCACGACCACGACCACGACCACGACCATGACCACGATCATGCGCATGAGAATCAATCAGCTGTCCCACAAAAGACCACTGAAGATTCATTGGTTACGGAACGACCAAGAGGGGATGTCTTTGTAAAAAGTATTGCTGATGATATTGTTCAGGACAAGGGTCTAGAGATTACAGCGTTATTAGTTAAATTCAGCAGTCCTGCAGCAATTGGTGTTGTTCCCAAACTGGTTAACCAGTCTACAAGTATGCAAGCTGCATCGCCTGCATTAGAAACTGCGCGTTTATTTTCCTTAATGGGTGTAGGTATTGATTCTCTTGAAATTTTGGCCTACGTTATTATGATCATTGCTGGTTTAAGTGTATTCATAAGTCTTTATAATGCCCTAAAGGACAGAAAATATGACCTTGCTATTATGAGGACACTAGGTGCAAGCAAGATTAAACTTTTCACGATGTTAATTGTCGAAGGTTTGGTGATAACATTCATTGGTGGGATATTAGGGTTAGTTATCGGTCATATTGGATTGTATTTGATCAGTACGCAGACCAGTGAGAGTGCTGACTTTATTCAAGCATTCCATATTTATAGTAAAGAATGGTTAATTTTGTTGACCGCTTGTTTAATCGGTGTAATCGCATCATTAATTCCGGCAGTTAAAGCATATAATACAACAATTTCTACCATTTTAGGTAACAAGTAA
- a CDS encoding copper resistance protein NlpE — protein sequence MRALTLILIGFIMLTFGFSCINNKSNVNQLVASEDNAVKGTAIVGTYEGKLPCADCTTIATVLSLDNNKNYSMRYEYVGKSAEIFESTGKWKIDKDILSLENIDYSFKISKNQLNQLDLSGKEIKGDLAEKYVLLKIK from the coding sequence ATGCGTGCCTTAACACTAATTTTAATTGGATTCATCATGTTGACTTTCGGGTTTAGTTGTATAAATAACAAATCCAATGTTAATCAACTTGTTGCGTCCGAAGATAATGCAGTGAAAGGTACAGCCATAGTAGGAACCTATGAAGGTAAACTTCCGTGCGCAGATTGTACAACAATAGCAACAGTACTAAGTTTAGACAACAATAAAAATTATTCCATGAGATACGAATATGTCGGTAAAAGTGCCGAAATATTTGAAAGTACCGGAAAATGGAAAATAGATAAAGATATATTGAGTTTAGAAAACATTGATTACAGCTTTAAGATCTCCAAAAATCAGCTGAATCAACTCGATCTTTCAGGTAAGGAAATTAAAGGCGATCTCGCCGAAAAATATGTCCTCCTAAAAATAAAATAG
- a CDS encoding electron transfer flavoprotein subunit beta/FixA family protein: MRILVCISNVPDTTSKITFSNDNTVFNSTGIQYIINPYDEIALSKAVELSEGGQGTVTVINVGEASTEPTIRKALAIGADDAVRINAQPRDAWFVANQIAHYAKDQNFDLILTGRESIDYNGAQVAALLGELLNLPSVSIAKKLDIQGTEATIDREIEGGKEVLTVSLPVVVGTAEGVAEPKIPNMRGIMGARTKPLQVVEPIDVNELSSISRYESPAPRSAVKLVDDVDQLVQLLHSEAKVI, translated from the coding sequence ATGAGAATATTAGTATGTATAAGTAATGTCCCAGACACCACTTCTAAAATAACATTCAGCAACGATAATACAGTTTTTAACAGTACTGGCATCCAGTATATCATTAATCCTTATGATGAGATTGCATTATCAAAAGCAGTTGAGTTATCAGAAGGCGGTCAAGGCACAGTTACGGTTATCAATGTTGGCGAGGCAAGTACAGAGCCAACCATTCGTAAAGCCTTAGCTATTGGTGCTGATGATGCAGTCCGCATCAATGCTCAACCACGTGACGCTTGGTTTGTAGCGAATCAAATTGCTCACTATGCAAAGGACCAGAATTTTGATTTGATTTTGACGGGTCGTGAATCGATTGATTATAATGGCGCTCAGGTCGCAGCTCTTTTAGGCGAGTTATTGAACCTTCCGTCTGTTTCTATCGCTAAGAAATTGGATATTCAGGGTACTGAAGCTACGATCGATCGTGAGATCGAAGGTGGTAAAGAGGTGTTGACAGTTTCATTGCCTGTTGTTGTGGGTACTGCTGAGGGCGTTGCAGAACCAAAGATTCCGAATATGCGCGGCATTATGGGTGCAAGGACGAAGCCATTACAGGTTGTTGAACCCATTGATGTTAATGAATTATCCAGCATTTCACGTTACGAATCTCCCGCACCTCGCAGTGCTGTAAAATTAGTGGATGATGTGGATCAGCTGGTTCAGTTATTACACAGCGAAGCAAAAGTTATTTAA
- a CDS encoding electron transfer flavoprotein subunit alpha/FixB family protein → MAILVYIENTDGTLKKSAFEAASYAKAIADQLSDSVTALSIGNVDKSELEKLGKYGVSKVLDANQDKLKSFVNKAYASIIASAAKQEDSKVVVLSNSFSGKGLGPRVAAKLDAGFADGAINLPTFNGDSMDIKKTAFSNKAFATEVINSAVKVIAVNPNAFEVKEVGGSAEVVDFTPDLQDQDFNVMVKEIVRATDKVSLPEAEIVVSAGRGLKGPENWGMVEELADVLGAATACSKPVSDAGWRPHSEHVGQTGIVVSPNLYIAIGISGAIQHLAGVSSSKTIVVINKDPEAPFFKVADYGIVGDAFDIVPKLTEAIKKIKNN, encoded by the coding sequence ATGGCAATTTTAGTTTATATAGAAAATACAGACGGGACATTAAAGAAATCAGCCTTTGAAGCGGCATCTTATGCAAAAGCTATCGCTGATCAATTAAGTGATTCTGTCACTGCATTATCCATTGGAAATGTGGATAAATCAGAATTAGAAAAGTTGGGCAAATATGGTGTTTCCAAAGTATTGGATGCCAATCAAGACAAATTAAAAAGTTTTGTAAATAAGGCCTATGCATCGATCATAGCTTCTGCAGCGAAACAAGAAGATTCAAAAGTTGTCGTTCTTTCGAATTCCTTCAGTGGAAAAGGTTTAGGACCTCGAGTAGCTGCAAAATTGGATGCGGGATTTGCTGATGGCGCCATCAACCTTCCTACTTTCAATGGTGACAGTATGGACATCAAGAAAACGGCTTTCTCAAACAAGGCATTTGCGACCGAAGTTATCAATTCAGCGGTTAAGGTTATTGCTGTTAACCCAAATGCGTTTGAGGTTAAAGAAGTTGGTGGATCGGCCGAGGTCGTTGATTTCACACCAGACTTACAGGACCAGGATTTCAACGTCATGGTTAAAGAGATTGTTCGAGCTACTGACAAGGTTTCATTGCCAGAGGCGGAGATTGTTGTTTCAGCAGGACGAGGATTAAAAGGACCTGAGAACTGGGGCATGGTTGAGGAATTGGCGGATGTTCTGGGAGCTGCTACAGCTTGTTCAAAACCGGTATCTGACGCTGGTTGGCGTCCACATTCTGAGCACGTGGGACAGACAGGTATCGTTGTTAGCCCGAATTTATATATCGCGATTGGTATTTCAGGAGCTATCCAGCATTTAGCAGGAGTAAGTTCTTCAAAAACCATCGTTGTAATCAACAAAGATCCGGAAGCACCATTCTTTAAGGTTGCGGATTATGGTATCGTTGGAGATGCCTTTGATATCGTTCCGAAGTTGACAGAAGCGATCAAAAAGATTAAAAACAACTAG